In Thermodesulfobacteriota bacterium, the genomic window AAAAAGCGCCAGCAACCACAATCGTCGAAGCCTAGTAACGCACCCGCACCCGGTAGGTGAGGGTCTTGGTGGTGCGGGCCGGCACTTGCAGCCGCCAGAGGGCAGTGTTGCTGTCGCCCTTGGTGTGGGTCAGACTCTCCTCCACGACCTCCCAGTCGCCGGGCATGGGCTCCAGCACCTTCACCGTCACCTTCTGGTTCTTGACGTTCTTGATCTCGATCTCGTAGGAGCTGTCAAAAACGTAGTTGTATTTGCCAAAGCCGGACAGCTTTTCGAAGTCGGTTTGCCGCTTGGAGGCAGTGACATCAAAGGATTCCCCGACCTTGATGTGCATGACCTCGTGTTCGGCCACATGGTCGATAAGATCCTCGCCCAGGAACTGCAGGGCTTCCTGTTGATCCTGCTTGTACACCCGCACCGCGCCTCGGGGCAGAGGCAGGCCCAGGTGGTTGTCCGCCAGGTTGCCCACTTCCAGGACAACACCCACCTTGAGCTGCTGCCCCAGGTCACCCACCGCCCGGCGGTAGTAGAAATCGTCACCGGTCAGGACGTACTCCTTGGTGCAGGTCACATCCGAGACCTGCAAAAGGGAAACCTGCTTGGTTTGGCTCTCGGCCATGGTGGTAGGCCGCCCCAGCCGATACAGGTAGTACTCGAAGAGGCCTTCCTGGGCACTGCCGGGCGCCACCCCCTGGTGCAAAGGGACGTCGTCCAGCAGCCGCACCGAGCGCTCCATCGCTGCGGTTGCCTGGTGAACGTCTCCGGCGACCAGCTGCACGCTGGCGTTCCGATACGACACCCCGCTGGTGTTGGTCAGGGTCACCCAGCCGTGCAGCTGCAGGCGGTCATCGTTGGCGCTCAGCTCGGCCACATAGTCCGCCTGCCAGGACAACCCCTCCG contains:
- a CDS encoding DUF4139 domain-containing protein yields the protein MRGGKWWWGVALAAWAAGTGTAASQESVSSLDDQQRVAVTIYNDNLALVRDTRVARLHPGQNRLLIREVSARIRPETALLRGVSPGISLAVSEQNFDFDLLTPQRLLQEYVGRTIQVARPQPGSGEEEWEEAVVLAATDGPVLRIGERIETGWSGRLAFPSLPGNLRDRPTLATTVETDSEAPQLFQLSYLTEGLSWQADYVAELSANDDRLQLHGWVTLTNTSGVSYRNASVQLVAGDVHQATAAMERSVRLLDDVPLHQGVAPGSAQEGLFEYYLYRLGRPTTMAESQTKQVSLLQVSDVTCTKEYVLTGDDFYYRRAVGDLGQQLKVGVVLEVGNLADNHLGLPLPRGAVRVYKQDQQEALQFLGEDLIDHVAEHEVMHIKVGESFDVTASKRQTDFEKLSGFGKYNYVFDSSYEIEIKNVKNQKVTVKVLEPMPGDWEVVEESLTHTKGDSNTALWRLQVPARTTKTLTYRVRVRY